CCGAGCAGTACTGATCGGTTTTCGGGTGCGGGAGCGCTGTGGCTGGTCGCGCAGTTCCCCGCGCCCCTTCCGGGAGCACCCCTTCGGGGCTGCTCCCGGATCTCCGACGGGCGGCCGCCCGCTCGGATACTGACCCTGGTACCTGGTACGGCCGGGGCAGACACTGAGGAGAAAGACCATGCCGAAGCCCTCCAAGGGTGCCCGTCTGGGCGGCAGTGCCGCGCACGAGAAGCTGCTGCTCGCGAACCTCGCGAAGTCGCTCTTCGAGCACGGCCGTATCACCACCACCGAGGCGAAGGCCCGCAAGCTGCGGCCGTACGCCGAGCGTCTGATCACCAAGGGCAAGAAGGGCGACCTTCACAACCGCCGTCAGGTGCTTCAGGTGATCACGGACAAGAGCATCGTCCACACGCTCTTCACCGAGATCGGCCCGCGCTACGAGAACCGTCCCGGTGGCTACACCCGTATCACCAAGATCGGTAACCGTCGTGGCGACAACGCGCCCATGGCTGTCATCGAGCTGGTCGAGGCGCTGACTGTTGCACAGGCTGCGACGGGTGAGGCCGAGGCGGCGACGAAGCGTGCGGCGAAGGACACCGAGGCTGCGGCTCCGGTTGAGGT
The nucleotide sequence above comes from Streptomyces sp. N50. Encoded proteins:
- the rplQ gene encoding 50S ribosomal protein L17, whose product is MPKPSKGARLGGSAAHEKLLLANLAKSLFEHGRITTTEAKARKLRPYAERLITKGKKGDLHNRRQVLQVITDKSIVHTLFTEIGPRYENRPGGYTRITKIGNRRGDNAPMAVIELVEALTVAQAATGEAEAATKRAAKDTEAAAPVEVVEDAKPVEADEEAKDA